A part of Dysgonomonadaceae bacterium zrk40 genomic DNA contains:
- a CDS encoding toprim domain-containing protein, whose translation MISASQLSDQLAARTEQFCRTYLPAGRRAGNYWQVGNKYGDPGRSMAVRLQDAGTRRAGKWADRATHEYGDLLDLLESIVGTGSFSETCKEARRFLNLPEVSADLGRAGNDQEKPPSNFDQVESGRKLFSYGKLFKDTPVERYLRGRDISRFGPALKYHPRVFFRDEDGQSRQLPAMLAAVTDNDGVVMACARTWLDLKNNSVARIAEPKRVSGQLYGNAVRFHSSKAGGDIIAGEGIETVLSIGSVYPGAELAACLTATHLSLFDPPSSCTRLFIGRDNDDAGELANRQLRSRAEERGIEVVDLVPTLDDFNDDLRKFGRQILRENLNRQIMAAITRPVPWASLRMP comes from the coding sequence ATGATTTCTGCCTCCCAACTTTCCGATCAGCTCGCTGCGCGAACCGAACAGTTCTGCCGGACCTATCTGCCCGCCGGTCGGCGGGCGGGCAACTATTGGCAGGTGGGGAACAAGTACGGTGACCCCGGTAGATCCATGGCCGTGCGTCTTCAAGACGCCGGCACGCGCAGGGCTGGCAAGTGGGCCGATCGTGCGACCCATGAATATGGTGATCTTCTCGATCTGCTGGAGAGTATCGTCGGGACAGGCAGTTTTTCCGAAACCTGCAAGGAAGCACGCCGTTTCCTGAATCTGCCGGAAGTGTCGGCTGATCTTGGGCGAGCCGGGAACGATCAAGAGAAGCCACCCTCCAATTTCGATCAGGTCGAATCCGGCCGAAAGCTCTTCTCCTACGGCAAACTGTTCAAGGATACGCCCGTAGAGCGCTATCTGCGCGGGCGAGATATCAGCCGCTTCGGGCCAGCCCTCAAGTATCATCCCCGCGTTTTCTTCCGCGATGAGGACGGTCAGTCCCGGCAGTTGCCTGCCATGCTGGCGGCCGTGACGGATAATGACGGCGTGGTCATGGCATGTGCGCGGACCTGGCTCGATCTGAAAAACAACTCTGTCGCGCGCATCGCCGAACCCAAGCGGGTTTCGGGCCAGCTCTACGGCAACGCCGTGCGGTTTCACTCAAGCAAGGCGGGCGGTGACATCATCGCCGGAGAAGGCATTGAAACAGTGCTGTCCATCGGCTCGGTGTATCCGGGCGCGGAGCTGGCAGCCTGTCTGACGGCAACGCATCTGTCTCTGTTCGATCCGCCATCGAGCTGCACGCGGCTGTTCATCGGCCGCGACAACGATGATGCCGGCGAACTGGCAAACCGCCAGTTGCGCAGCCGGGCCGAAGAACGAGGCATCGAGGTGGTCGATCTTGTGCCGACGCTCGACGACTTCAACGACGATCTGCGGAAGTTCGGCAGGCAGATCCTGCGGGAAAACCTCAACCGGCAGATCATGGCGGCGATCACCAGGCCGGTACCATGGGCCAGTCTGCGCATGCCATAA